The DNA segment AAACACTGACTTGAGGCAGCACCTCTGTAACATTCTGCAATGACCATGGGAAACATCCTCCCCACTCTGGATGCTCCGGCATGGCCACCCCTTCCCTGACCGCCTCCCACCAGGCAGCCGCCCCTGACGCAAAACCGCAACTGGACACCAAACCCAGCCTGCTCACGGTGATCGTGTTCTTTTCCGTGCTCGCCATGGGCCTGTTGTTCACCGCCTACAGCCTGATGCGCGACATGCACGAACTGGGCACGGTGGTCACCACCTGGACCCCATTCCTGCTGCTGGGCGTGGCGCTGCTGATTGCCCTGGGGTTCGAGTTCGTCAACGGTTTCCATGACACCGCCAACGCCGTGGCGACAGTGATCTACACCAACTCGCTGCCGCCGCAATTCGCGGTGGTCTGGTCGGGGTTCTTCAATTTCCTCGGCGTGCTGCTGTCCAGTGGCGCGGTGGCCTTTGCCATCATTGCCTTGCTGCCGGTGGAGTTGATTTTGCAGGTTGGCTCTTCCGCCGGTTTTGCGATGATCTTCGCCCTGCTGATCGCGGCGATCCTGTGGAACCTGGGCACCTGGTGGCTGGGTTTGCCAGCGTCGTCCTCCCATACGCTGATCGGGTCGATCATCGGGGTGGGCGTGGCCAATGCCCTGATGCATGGCCGGGATGGCACCAGTGGCGTGGACTGGGCACAGGCGATCAAGATCGGCTATGCGCTGCTGCTGTCACCACTGATCGGTTTCGGCTTTGCCGCCCTGCTGTTGCTGGCGCTGCGGGCCTTTGTGAAAAACCGCGCGCTGTACAAGGCGCCCAAGGGCAACACCCCGCCGCCGTGGTGGATTCGCAGCCTGCTGATCGTGACCTGCACCGGCGTATCTTTTGCCCACGGCTCCAACGATGGCCAGAAAGGCATGGGCCTGATCATGTTGATCCTGGTGGGCACTTTGCCCATGGCCTACGCGTTGAACCGCACCATGCCGGCCGATCAATCCCTGCAATTTTCCGCCGTGGCTGAAGTCACCCAGCAAGCCCTGGTCAAAATCGCCCCGCAACCGGCGCCGGTGGACCCACGACCGACGCTGTCGACCTATGTGCGCACCAAGGACATCACGCCCGAGCTGATCCCCGCCCTCGCCGCCCTGACCGGGCATATCGGCGAGCAAGTCAAAGGCTACGGCTCCCTGGCCAAGGTGCCCGCCGAGGCCATGGGCAACGTGCGTAACGACATGTACCTGACCAGCGAAACCATTCGCCTGATGGACAAGGGCAAAGTCGGAAATTTCGACGCCGACACCGAGGGCAAGCTGCAACTGTTCAAGCAACAGATCGACAATGCCACGCGCTTTATCCCGCTATGGGTGAAGATCGCCGTGGCCATCGCCCTGGGCCTGGGCACCATGGTCGGCTGGAAGCGCATTGTGGTGACCGTCGGCGAGAAAATCGGCAAGACCCACCTGACCTACGCCCAGGGCGCCTCGGCGGAAACCGTGGCCATGCTGACCATTGGCGCCGCCGACATGTTCGGGTTGCCGGTATCGACCACCCACGTGCTGTCGTCGGGCGTGGCCGGGACCATGGTGGCCAATGGTGGCGGCTTGCAGATGAAGACCATCCGCAATCTGCTGTTGGCCTGGGTGCTGACGTTGCCGGCGGCGATTGTACTGTCGGGCAGTTTGTACTGGTTGTTTACTCAAATCTTCTGAAACACCGGCACCCGGGCGTGACCGACAAGGTCACGCCGGTAGCTCGTGAATAACCCGAGAGTGCCGCGTACATTCAGGATGCCCGCGTCATCGTTAACGTCCTTCGCGAGCAAGCTCGCTGTTGAAGAATTTTCCCCGCAGCACGTCATAGCCCCAGTGGTACACATAGGTGTACGGCAGGAAGAACAGCAGCACGCCGATATCCAGAATAAACGCCTGCATCAGGCTGATGTTCAGCCACGCGGCAATCAGCGGCACGGCGAACAGAATCAGCCCGCCCTCGAACAGCAGCGCGTGCATGATCCGGGTCTTGACGCTATTGGCCAACTGCAGGCGCACTTTGAGGCGGTCGAAAAGGCTGTTGAAAATCATGTTCCAGGTCAGCGCCAACAAGCTGATAGCCAGGGTCACAGCACCCATTTCCAGGGCCGGCCGGCCAGTGATCCACACCAGCAGCGGCGTACAGATCAACAAGGCCAGGCCTTCGAAACCCAGGGCCTGCAAAGCGCGTTCAGTGATGGACTTGGTGGTGTTCATAAGCCTTGCTCTGTGAATGTCGAGGGTTGCCATCATCACTCCCTCACTCGATACTTCATAATCAATAACCATCGACCAAGGCGATAGATGATGGCCTCTCATGAAGTGTTGCAAGCGTTTGTGCAGGCGGCGACCCAAGGCTCGTTTTCGGCAGCGGCACGCAAGCTGGGCAAGAGCCAATCGACCGTCAGCGCCGCAGTGGCCAGCCTGGAGATTGATCTGGACGTGGTGCTGTTCGACCGCAGCAGCCGCAAACCCACCCTGACCCCGGCCGGGCATGTCCTGTTGCAGCGCGCCGAGCAGGTGCTGGAAGCCAGCAGCCGCCTGGAGCTTGCCGCCAGCCAGTTGTCCCAGGGGCTGGAACCCAAGCTCAGTATTGCCATGTCCGACACCTATCAGTCGGGACGTTTTGAAACGCTGCTCAGCGCCCTTGAGCAGCGTTATCCGGACCTGGAGCTGGAGTGGCTGATTGCCGAATGTGAAGACCTTATCGCCCTGGTCCAAAGCGGGCGGGCGCAGCTCGCGTTTATCGAGGCGCAGGAGGTCTACCCGCCAGACCTGACCCATGCCACCGTCGAAGAGCGCGCGCAACTTGCGCTGTTTGTATCACCGCTGCATGCACTGGCCGGCCTTGAGGGCATCAACCAGCAAACCCTGGAACAACACCGGGAGCTGCGCCTGGCAAGCATCATCAACCCCAATGAAAACCGGCCGAGCGGCCGTGTATGGTCCGCCCCCAGCTTTTTGATGCTGATGGAAATGGCCATCCTCGGTTTTGGCTGGGCCCCCTTGCCGCGCTGGCTGGTGGAGCGTTTTGCCAATGGCCAGCTGGTGGAGCTCAAGGCGCGCGGCTGGCCACGTTCGGTGGCGGTG comes from the Pseudomonas shahriarae genome and includes:
- a CDS encoding multidrug/biocide efflux PACE transporter encodes the protein MNTTKSITERALQALGFEGLALLICTPLLVWITGRPALEMGAVTLAISLLALTWNMIFNSLFDRLKVRLQLANSVKTRIMHALLFEGGLILFAVPLIAAWLNISLMQAFILDIGVLLFFLPYTYVYHWGYDVLRGKFFNSELAREGR
- a CDS encoding inorganic phosphate transporter, with amino-acid sequence MATPSLTASHQAAAPDAKPQLDTKPSLLTVIVFFSVLAMGLLFTAYSLMRDMHELGTVVTTWTPFLLLGVALLIALGFEFVNGFHDTANAVATVIYTNSLPPQFAVVWSGFFNFLGVLLSSGAVAFAIIALLPVELILQVGSSAGFAMIFALLIAAILWNLGTWWLGLPASSSHTLIGSIIGVGVANALMHGRDGTSGVDWAQAIKIGYALLLSPLIGFGFAALLLLALRAFVKNRALYKAPKGNTPPPWWIRSLLIVTCTGVSFAHGSNDGQKGMGLIMLILVGTLPMAYALNRTMPADQSLQFSAVAEVTQQALVKIAPQPAPVDPRPTLSTYVRTKDITPELIPALAALTGHIGEQVKGYGSLAKVPAEAMGNVRNDMYLTSETIRLMDKGKVGNFDADTEGKLQLFKQQIDNATRFIPLWVKIAVAIALGLGTMVGWKRIVVTVGEKIGKTHLTYAQGASAETVAMLTIGAADMFGLPVSTTHVLSSGVAGTMVANGGGLQMKTIRNLLLAWVLTLPAAIVLSGSLYWLFTQIF
- a CDS encoding LysR family transcriptional regulator; this encodes MASHEVLQAFVQAATQGSFSAAARKLGKSQSTVSAAVASLEIDLDVVLFDRSSRKPTLTPAGHVLLQRAEQVLEASSRLELAASQLSQGLEPKLSIAMSDTYQSGRFETLLSALEQRYPDLELEWLIAECEDLIALVQSGRAQLAFIEAQEVYPPDLTHATVEERAQLALFVSPLHALAGLEGINQQTLEQHRELRLASIINPNENRPSGRVWSAPSFLMLMEMAILGFGWAPLPRWLVERFANGQLVELKARGWPRSVAVDALWSRQQPPGPAGSWLLQKMLE